A region of Mycolicibacterium brumae DNA encodes the following proteins:
- a CDS encoding SDR family oxidoreductase: protein MELEGKVAAVTGGASGIGLACAKAMAGAGARVALVDYDAAALDRACSELGAGAFGVRVDLTDPGDVATMLPRILETAGQLDIFHANAGSYVGGEVVGQDPDSWDRMLNLNINAAFRTVHAVLGYMTERGEGDIVMTSSVAGVEPVRAEPIYTASKHAVQAFTHTVRRQVAEFGVRVGAVQPGPVVTPLLNSTWSRICAPAPRWPSRPAPAPSCCRPCRRRSRRSSRPASATGTCR from the coding sequence ATGGAACTCGAGGGCAAGGTCGCGGCGGTCACCGGCGGGGCGTCGGGCATCGGCCTCGCCTGCGCGAAGGCGATGGCGGGCGCCGGCGCGCGGGTCGCGCTGGTCGACTACGACGCCGCCGCCCTGGACCGAGCCTGCTCCGAGCTCGGGGCGGGCGCGTTCGGCGTGCGCGTCGACCTCACCGATCCCGGCGACGTCGCGACCATGCTGCCGCGGATCCTGGAAACCGCGGGCCAACTCGACATCTTCCACGCGAACGCCGGGTCCTACGTCGGCGGCGAAGTGGTGGGCCAGGATCCCGACAGCTGGGACCGGATGCTGAACCTGAACATCAACGCGGCGTTCCGCACGGTGCACGCGGTCCTGGGCTACATGACCGAGCGCGGCGAGGGCGACATCGTCATGACCAGTTCGGTGGCGGGCGTCGAGCCGGTGCGGGCCGAACCGATCTACACCGCGTCCAAGCACGCCGTGCAGGCCTTCACGCACACCGTCCGACGGCAGGTCGCCGAGTTCGGAGTGCGGGTCGGCGCCGTGCAGCCGGGCCCCGTGGTCACCCCGCTGCTCAACAGTACATGGTCAAGGATCTGCGCTCCGGCGCCGAGGTGGCCGAGTCGACCGGCACCCGCGCCGTCCTGCTGCCGGCCTTGTCGGCGGCGTTCGAGGAGATCGTCGAGGCCGGCCTCGGCGACCGGGACATGTCGGTGA
- a CDS encoding crotonase/enoyl-CoA hydratase family protein has translation MTTTENPATEPAVLVERRGNVMVITLNRPQARNAVNGAVSSGLGDALEQAQEDPGVWAVVLTGAGDKSFCAGADLKALYKGENLFHPTRPDWGFGGYVSHVIDKPTIAAVNGTALGGGSELALASDLVVAEERAQFGLPEVKRGLMAAAGGAFRIMDHLPQKVALEMVLTGDPLTAADALRWGLINQVAPDGTVLDAAIALAERITVNAPLAVQASKRVALGVDDGRIAGDDRRWARSNREMAALMQTADAMEGPLAFAQKRAPVWQAR, from the coding sequence ATGACAACCACCGAGAATCCCGCCACCGAACCCGCCGTGTTGGTCGAACGCCGCGGCAACGTCATGGTGATCACGCTGAACCGGCCTCAGGCGCGCAACGCGGTCAACGGCGCCGTCAGCTCCGGACTCGGCGACGCGCTCGAGCAAGCTCAGGAAGACCCCGGAGTGTGGGCGGTCGTGCTCACCGGGGCCGGCGACAAGTCGTTCTGCGCCGGCGCCGATCTGAAGGCGCTCTATAAGGGCGAGAACCTGTTCCACCCGACGCGGCCGGACTGGGGTTTCGGTGGCTACGTCAGCCACGTGATCGACAAGCCAACCATCGCCGCGGTCAACGGCACGGCGCTCGGCGGCGGATCGGAGCTCGCGCTGGCCAGTGACCTGGTGGTCGCCGAGGAACGCGCTCAGTTCGGGCTGCCGGAGGTCAAGCGCGGTTTGATGGCCGCAGCGGGCGGAGCGTTCCGGATCATGGACCACCTGCCGCAGAAGGTGGCGCTGGAAATGGTGCTCACCGGGGATCCGCTGACGGCCGCCGACGCGCTGCGCTGGGGCCTGATCAATCAGGTGGCGCCCGACGGGACGGTGCTCGACGCGGCGATCGCGCTGGCCGAGCGGATCACCGTGAATGCGCCGCTGGCCGTGCAGGCCAGCAAGCGGGTGGCGCTCGGCGTCGACGACGGTCGGATCGCCGGAGATGATCGGCGTTGGGCCCGGTCCAACCGCGAGATGGCCGCGCTGATGCAGACCGCCGACGCGATGGAGGGACCGCTGGCGTTCGCGCAGAAACGCGCGCCGGTTTGGCAGGCCCGCTGA
- a CDS encoding NAD(P)H-dependent flavin oxidoreductase — MALKTKFTETFGVEHPIAQGGMQWVGRAGLVAAVANAGGLGFLTALTQPTPADLANEIAKTKDLTDKPFGVNLTILPAITPPPYDEYRQVIVDSGVKIVETAGSNPAPHLPIFHDHGIKVLHKCTSVRHAVKAQSLGVDGISIDGFECAGHPGEDDIPGLVLIPAAADQIEIPMIASGGFADGRGLAAALALGADGVNMGTRFMCTVESCIHQNVKEAIVATDERGTELIFRPLRNTARVASNTVSREVVKILNDGGQFPDVMELVAGARGRKVFEDGDLEAGIWSASTAMGLINDIPTCDELISGMVADAESIITGRLAGMVG, encoded by the coding sequence ATGGCATTGAAGACGAAGTTCACCGAAACCTTCGGAGTTGAGCACCCCATCGCCCAGGGCGGGATGCAGTGGGTCGGCCGGGCCGGATTGGTCGCCGCCGTCGCCAACGCCGGCGGTTTGGGGTTCCTGACCGCGCTGACCCAGCCCACGCCGGCCGACCTGGCCAACGAGATCGCCAAGACCAAGGACCTGACCGACAAGCCGTTCGGCGTCAACCTGACGATCCTGCCGGCCATCACCCCGCCGCCGTATGACGAGTATCGGCAGGTGATCGTCGATTCCGGGGTCAAGATCGTCGAGACCGCGGGCTCCAACCCGGCGCCGCACTTGCCGATCTTCCATGACCACGGGATCAAGGTGCTGCACAAGTGCACCTCGGTGCGGCACGCCGTGAAGGCCCAGTCGCTGGGCGTGGACGGCATCAGCATCGACGGGTTCGAGTGCGCCGGACACCCGGGTGAGGACGACATCCCCGGCCTGGTGCTGATCCCCGCGGCCGCCGATCAGATCGAGATCCCGATGATCGCCTCCGGCGGGTTCGCCGACGGCCGGGGGTTGGCCGCGGCGCTGGCGCTGGGCGCCGACGGCGTGAACATGGGCACCCGGTTCATGTGCACCGTCGAGTCCTGCATTCACCAGAACGTCAAGGAGGCGATCGTCGCCACCGATGAGCGTGGCACCGAGCTGATCTTCCGCCCGCTGCGCAACACCGCCCGGGTGGCGTCCAACACCGTCTCGCGCGAGGTCGTCAAGATCCTCAACGACGGAGGCCAGTTCCCGGACGTGATGGAGTTGGTGGCCGGCGCCCGGGGCCGCAAGGTCTTCGAGGACGGCGATCTGGAAGCCGGCATCTGGTCGGCCAGCACGGCGATGGGCCTGATCAACGACATCCCGACCTGCGATGAGCTGATCTCGGGAATGGTCGCCGACGCGGAATCGATCATCACCGGCCGACTGGCCGGGATGGTCGGCTGA
- a CDS encoding fasciclin domain-containing protein produces MRIHNSRKTFGAFTAAVALTVALPMGIANADDPKPPREPEGPACGAYKEAHPSGSAAFTSMATVPASQAIANNPDLSTFSSAISGGLNPEVNIAAVLDNGPYVVFAPTNDAFAKLAPATMEALKTDTPYLYSIVYYHMALGLLTPKTVQGKMTSQEGRQLTIEGKGDNITVDGVAKVTCGGITAQNAQIYMIDTVLDPAGSQPAYEGEPTATSTTEAPAESTTEATPTEETSATESAAPASGEEATTEESAAATTSEEAATEGEN; encoded by the coding sequence ATGAGGATCCACAACAGCCGCAAGACCTTCGGCGCGTTCACCGCAGCGGTCGCGCTGACCGTCGCCCTGCCGATGGGGATCGCCAACGCCGACGATCCCAAGCCCCCGCGCGAGCCCGAGGGCCCGGCCTGTGGCGCCTACAAGGAAGCCCACCCGTCCGGCTCGGCTGCCTTCACCTCGATGGCCACCGTCCCGGCCTCGCAGGCGATCGCCAACAACCCGGATCTGTCGACCTTCAGCTCGGCCATCTCCGGTGGGCTGAACCCCGAGGTCAACATCGCCGCGGTGCTGGACAACGGCCCGTACGTGGTGTTCGCGCCGACCAACGACGCCTTCGCCAAGCTGGCCCCGGCCACCATGGAAGCCCTGAAGACCGACACCCCGTACCTGTACTCGATCGTCTACTACCACATGGCGCTGGGCCTGCTGACCCCCAAGACGGTTCAGGGCAAGATGACCTCGCAAGAGGGCCGCCAGCTCACCATCGAGGGCAAGGGTGACAACATCACCGTCGACGGTGTCGCCAAGGTGACCTGCGGCGGCATCACCGCGCAGAACGCTCAGATCTACATGATCGACACCGTGCTGGACCCGGCCGGCTCGCAGCCCGCCTACGAGGGCGAGCCGACGGCCACCTCCACCACTGAGGCTCCGGCGGAGTCCACCACCGAGGCGACCCCGACCGAGGAGACCTCCGCGACCGAGTCGGCCGCCCCGGCCAGCGGCGAAGAGGCCACCACCGAGGAGTCCGCCGCGGCGACGACTTCCGAGGAAGCCGCCACCGAGGGCGAGAACTAA
- a CDS encoding DUF4185 domain-containing protein, with protein sequence MGKHSPREALVASTQLMPGQVRNRGVVAGTGSHPGVPGIGALDLGEVVRTPAGRHLAIFGDSFTGHTVYAGTHYPSVAVPVVLDIDGLPTFGTPLNGPSHDALFPRPAQAGLTNTLPSGSIEMLDGTTYMLVVGAVDLNPVGGSWLVRVTDNPTDGWTPIPGSWRPWAPNSVPGRANPHPGTAAASHPTQLSGYQDPDGMVYILADAFDRSRPVTMYRVDGPQVADRGAWQPWDGADWGEPGSVATFAVSRTNFGELSFRRLAGRPVLSGFNSARGVWQVELRVGRDPVRIFSDCDPMVVAHNDHGAEPTSLLQPYGGYILPTSTCENVNLFVSQWITSNNSAYRVVQFAARPGRLS encoded by the coding sequence TTGGGCAAACACTCACCGCGCGAGGCGCTGGTCGCTTCGACGCAGTTGATGCCCGGGCAGGTCCGCAATCGCGGAGTGGTGGCCGGCACCGGCAGCCATCCCGGCGTTCCAGGGATCGGCGCGCTGGACCTCGGCGAGGTGGTTCGCACACCCGCCGGACGCCACCTGGCGATCTTCGGGGACTCCTTCACCGGGCACACCGTCTACGCGGGCACGCATTACCCGTCGGTGGCGGTGCCGGTTGTCTTGGATATCGACGGGCTCCCAACCTTCGGCACACCACTCAACGGGCCGAGCCACGATGCGCTCTTCCCGCGCCCGGCGCAGGCGGGGCTGACCAACACCCTGCCGTCGGGCAGCATCGAGATGCTCGACGGGACCACCTACATGCTGGTGGTGGGCGCCGTCGACCTGAACCCGGTCGGCGGGTCCTGGCTGGTGCGCGTGACCGACAATCCGACGGACGGGTGGACGCCGATCCCTGGTTCGTGGCGGCCGTGGGCGCCGAATTCCGTTCCCGGGCGGGCGAATCCGCATCCGGGCACGGCGGCTGCGAGTCACCCGACTCAGCTCAGCGGATACCAGGATCCCGACGGAATGGTGTACATCCTCGCCGACGCGTTCGACCGGTCCCGGCCCGTCACGATGTACCGGGTCGACGGCCCGCAGGTCGCCGATCGGGGCGCCTGGCAGCCGTGGGACGGCGCCGATTGGGGAGAGCCGGGTTCGGTCGCGACGTTCGCCGTCAGCCGCACGAACTTCGGGGAGTTGAGTTTTCGCCGCCTGGCCGGCCGCCCGGTGCTGTCCGGGTTCAATAGCGCCCGCGGGGTGTGGCAGGTCGAATTGCGGGTCGGTCGCGATCCCGTTCGGATCTTCAGCGACTGCGACCCGATGGTGGTCGCGCATAACGACCACGGCGCCGAACCGACGTCATTGCTGCAGCCCTACGGCGGCTACATTCTGCCCACGTCCACGTGTGAGAACGTGAATCTCTTTGTCAGCCAGTGGATCACGTCGAACAACTCGGCCTACCGGGTGGTGCAGTTTGCGGCTCGGCCTGGTCGACTGAGCTAG
- a CDS encoding gamma carbonic anhydrase family protein, translating into MSEPLIRSVGNRTPKLHPESWVASTANVVGDVTLEARASVWYGATVRSELEPVVIGAGSNVQDGVAVHTDPGFPVTVGEGVSVGHNAVLHGCTVGDGVLVGMGAVVLNGAVIGEGSLIAAAALVPQGMVVPPRSLVAGVPAKVRRELSDEEVAANRHNALGYEHLLVMHRDAQD; encoded by the coding sequence ATGTCTGAGCCGCTGATCCGAAGTGTCGGAAATCGCACCCCGAAATTGCATCCGGAATCCTGGGTCGCCTCGACCGCGAATGTGGTCGGCGACGTGACGCTGGAGGCACGGGCCAGCGTCTGGTACGGCGCGACGGTGCGCAGTGAACTCGAACCGGTCGTGATCGGCGCGGGCTCCAATGTCCAGGATGGCGTCGCGGTGCACACCGACCCCGGATTTCCGGTGACCGTAGGCGAGGGCGTCAGCGTGGGTCACAACGCGGTGCTGCACGGCTGCACCGTCGGCGACGGCGTCCTGGTCGGCATGGGCGCGGTCGTGCTCAACGGCGCGGTGATCGGCGAGGGCTCGCTGATCGCGGCGGCGGCGTTGGTGCCGCAGGGGATGGTCGTCCCGCCGCGGTCATTGGTCGCCGGGGTGCCGGCCAAGGTCCGTCGCGAGCTCAGCGACGAGGAGGTCGCGGCCAATCGGCACAACGCGCTGGGCTATGAGCACCTGCTGGTCATGCACCGGGACGCCCAGGACTAG
- a CDS encoding MMPL family transporter produces the protein MLNRITRLALSAPKRVIAGALLLFVAAAAFGFPVAKSLSAGGFQDPTAPSGNATRILSETFGQTDMQLLFVVSGPGGLADENVRAVAGDIMTAMKENGHAHNIESPWTSPHPMNGTLVSADGNSALILASMDGGENLAQRYAQQIVDHVNADILPKHPDVTALAGGAAMVYAQITAQTERDLLLMEAIALPLSFVVLVWVFGGLLAASIPLAVGGLAIVASMAVLRLITFATDVSIFALTLTTAMGLALAIDSTLLIVSRYRDEINAGEPMERALHRTMATAGRTVLFSATTVGLSMAALVFFPMYFLRSFAYAGVAVAVFAALASIVVTPAVIVLMGKRLDALDMRKLLRRLFRRPPAVVQPVDQMFFYRSSRLVMRHAIPVGIVGVLFLVFLGLPFLHVKWGFPDDRVLPKGATAHEVGDVLRDQFPAHSPNSIIIVVPDATELQAADLELYASRVSSTIDGITSVSAPTGMFVGGLRTAPPSAPTGFAGGKAYLTAASSAPLFSQQSEDQLDAIRAITPPNDVPVQITGTAQVNRDSVDAITSRLPLVLGLIAVVTFVLLFLLTGSVVLPLKALVLNVLSLSAAFGALVWIFQDGHLGAMGTTPNGILVANMPVLLFCIAFGLAMDYEVFLLSRIREFWLAGKGTDADNSAAVALGLARTGRVITAAALVMSITFAALIAAKVSFMRMFGVGLTLAILVDVTLVRAVLVPSFMQVMGKWNWWAPAPMARLHQRWGFSEEGFIPAKPKVKTKPKASAPETSSS, from the coding sequence ATGCTCAACCGCATAACCCGGCTGGCGCTGTCCGCGCCGAAGCGCGTCATCGCCGGCGCGCTGCTGCTGTTCGTGGCGGCCGCCGCCTTCGGCTTCCCGGTCGCCAAGAGCCTGTCCGCCGGTGGCTTCCAGGATCCGACGGCGCCGTCGGGCAACGCCACCCGGATCCTGTCGGAGACCTTCGGCCAGACGGATATGCAGCTGCTCTTCGTGGTCAGCGGGCCCGGTGGCCTGGCCGACGAGAACGTCCGCGCCGTCGCCGGGGACATCATGACCGCGATGAAGGAAAACGGGCACGCGCACAACATCGAAAGCCCATGGACCTCACCGCACCCGATGAACGGAACGCTGGTCTCCGCCGACGGCAATTCCGCGCTGATCCTGGCCAGCATGGACGGCGGCGAGAACCTGGCGCAGCGCTACGCCCAGCAGATCGTCGACCATGTCAACGCCGACATCCTGCCCAAGCACCCCGACGTCACCGCGCTGGCCGGCGGCGCCGCGATGGTCTACGCCCAGATCACCGCCCAGACCGAGCGTGACCTGCTGCTGATGGAGGCCATCGCGCTGCCGCTGAGCTTCGTGGTGCTGGTCTGGGTGTTCGGCGGGCTGTTGGCCGCCAGCATTCCGCTGGCCGTCGGCGGTCTGGCCATCGTCGCCTCAATGGCGGTGCTGCGGTTGATCACCTTCGCCACCGACGTGTCGATCTTCGCGCTGACCCTGACCACCGCGATGGGCCTGGCGCTGGCCATCGACTCCACGCTGCTGATCGTCAGCCGGTACCGCGACGAGATCAACGCCGGCGAGCCGATGGAGCGCGCATTGCATCGCACCATGGCCACCGCCGGGCGCACGGTGCTGTTCTCGGCCACCACGGTCGGCCTGTCGATGGCGGCGCTGGTCTTCTTCCCGATGTACTTCCTGCGGTCGTTCGCCTACGCCGGTGTCGCGGTGGCGGTCTTCGCGGCGCTGGCCTCCATCGTCGTCACACCCGCGGTCATCGTGCTGATGGGCAAGCGGCTGGACGCCCTGGACATGCGCAAACTGCTGCGCCGGCTGTTCCGCCGTCCGCCCGCCGTCGTCCAGCCCGTCGACCAGATGTTCTTCTACCGCTCCAGCCGGCTGGTGATGCGCCACGCCATCCCGGTCGGCATCGTCGGCGTGCTGTTCCTGGTCTTCCTAGGCCTGCCGTTCCTGCACGTCAAGTGGGGCTTCCCGGACGACCGCGTGCTGCCGAAGGGCGCCACCGCCCACGAGGTCGGCGACGTGCTGCGAGATCAGTTCCCCGCGCATTCGCCGAACTCGATCATCATCGTGGTCCCCGACGCCACCGAACTGCAGGCCGCGGACCTGGAGCTGTACGCGTCGCGGGTGTCGTCCACCATCGACGGCATCACCTCGGTGTCCGCGCCCACCGGGATGTTCGTCGGCGGCCTGCGCACCGCCCCGCCGTCGGCGCCCACCGGGTTCGCCGGCGGCAAGGCGTATCTGACCGCGGCCAGCTCCGCGCCCCTGTTCAGCCAACAGTCCGAAGACCAGCTCGACGCGATCCGCGCGATCACCCCGCCCAACGACGTCCCGGTGCAGATCACCGGAACGGCGCAGGTCAACCGCGACAGCGTCGACGCCATCACCTCCCGGCTGCCGCTGGTGCTCGGGCTGATCGCCGTGGTCACCTTCGTGCTGCTGTTCCTACTGACCGGATCCGTGGTGCTGCCGCTGAAGGCGCTGGTGCTCAACGTGCTGTCGCTATCGGCGGCGTTCGGCGCGCTGGTGTGGATTTTCCAGGACGGACATCTGGGCGCGATGGGCACGACGCCCAACGGAATCCTGGTCGCGAACATGCCGGTGCTGTTGTTCTGCATCGCGTTCGGGCTCGCGATGGACTACGAGGTGTTCCTGCTGTCCCGGATCCGGGAATTCTGGCTGGCCGGCAAGGGCACCGACGCGGACAACAGCGCCGCCGTCGCGCTCGGCCTGGCCCGCACCGGCCGGGTGATCACCGCCGCCGCGCTGGTCATGTCGATCACGTTCGCCGCGCTGATCGCCGCCAAGGTGTCGTTCATGCGGATGTTCGGTGTCGGCTTGACGCTGGCCATCCTGGTCGACGTCACCCTGGTCCGCGCGGTGCTGGTGCCGTCGTTCATGCAGGTGATGGGCAAGTGGAACTGGTGGGCGCCCGCGCCGATGGCCCGGCTGCACCAGCGGTGGGGATTCAGCGAGGAAGGCTTCATCCCGGCCAAGCCCAAGGTGAAGACCAAGCCGAAGGCCTCCGCGCCGGAGACCTCGTCGTCGTGA
- a CDS encoding DUF1298 domain-containing protein, with product MAAVDAQTYWMSAKIPSDEFLLYAFDGVVDTDAATAELLRRARACPDLSQRVADDRWWAYPRWAPAALRADQVRVREAGLDWAGCLDAVAGLTSDQLDARESAWRAHVFAPVSGAPSAAGPATVLVLQVAHALADGSRAAQLAAWLLGRPAPVPAIAERRRGSLLLRSMVAARAHRQLVRDLDAGALPPPPEPRSLLATNAAPSGRSRLRTLVVPRHALNRGHTVTVGALLAVGDALAQQLGEAAGLSAEVPLRKPGIRHARNHFRNVSIALRPELPRSERAELLAAQLSAARRRAEHPAARAEADALAAVPAPLLRWGVRQFDATVRALAVSGHTVVSSVDRGDKDLRFGGASVLLTAGYPALSPMMSLTHGVHGIGDTIALSVHAGGDFDIDGYLARLATRLR from the coding sequence ATGGCCGCGGTGGACGCGCAGACCTACTGGATGTCGGCGAAGATCCCCAGCGACGAGTTCCTGCTGTACGCGTTCGACGGGGTGGTCGACACCGACGCGGCGACCGCGGAGTTGCTCCGGCGAGCCCGGGCCTGCCCGGACCTGAGCCAACGAGTCGCCGATGATCGGTGGTGGGCCTATCCGCGCTGGGCGCCGGCCGCCCTGCGCGCCGACCAGGTCCGGGTGCGCGAGGCCGGCCTAGACTGGGCGGGCTGCCTGGACGCGGTCGCGGGGTTGACGTCGGACCAGCTCGACGCCCGCGAATCCGCTTGGCGGGCACATGTTTTCGCCCCGGTATCCGGGGCGCCGAGTGCGGCCGGACCGGCCACGGTGCTGGTGCTGCAGGTGGCACACGCGCTGGCCGACGGCTCTCGGGCCGCGCAACTCGCGGCCTGGCTACTCGGCCGGCCCGCGCCGGTCCCGGCCATCGCCGAGCGTCGGCGGGGGTCGCTGCTGCTGCGCAGCATGGTCGCAGCCCGGGCGCACCGGCAGTTGGTTCGCGATCTGGACGCCGGCGCGCTCCCGCCGCCGCCCGAACCGCGGTCGCTGCTGGCGACCAACGCGGCCCCGTCCGGCCGGTCGCGGCTGCGCACGCTGGTGGTGCCCCGGCACGCGCTCAACCGCGGACACACTGTCACAGTCGGGGCGCTGCTGGCCGTCGGCGATGCGCTGGCGCAGCAGCTGGGCGAGGCAGCCGGGCTGTCCGCCGAGGTGCCGCTGCGAAAACCCGGCATCCGCCACGCGCGCAACCACTTTCGCAATGTGTCGATCGCGCTGCGGCCCGAACTGCCGCGGTCTGAGAGGGCCGAGTTGTTGGCCGCGCAGCTGTCCGCCGCGCGCCGGCGCGCTGAGCACCCGGCGGCCCGTGCCGAAGCCGACGCCCTGGCCGCCGTGCCGGCGCCACTGCTGCGTTGGGGGGTGCGCCAGTTCGACGCGACGGTTCGCGCCTTGGCGGTCAGCGGCCACACCGTGGTGTCCAGCGTGGACCGCGGCGACAAGGACCTGCGCTTCGGCGGGGCGTCGGTGCTGCTGACGGCCGGGTACCCGGCGCTGTCGCCGATGATGAGCCTGACCCACGGCGTGCACGGCATCGGCGACACGATCGCGCTCAGTGTGCACGCCGGCGGCGATTTCGACATCGACGGATACCTGGCCCGACTTGCGACGCGGCTGCGCTAA
- a CDS encoding CaiB/BaiF CoA transferase family protein: MAGPLQGLRVVELAGIGPGPHAAMILGDLGADVVRIDRPSKSAAPERDAMLRNRRSVTADLKSDDGRELALKLIAKADVLIEGFRPGVAERLGLGPQDCDAINPRLIYARMTGWGQDGPRAQQAGHDINYISINGLLHAVGRKGERPVPPLNIAGDFGGGSMFLLVGILAALYERQSSGRGQVIDAAMVDGSSVLIQMMWAFRATGMWTDERGVNFLDTGAPWYDTYECADGRYVAVGAIEPQFYAELLAKLELDPAELPYQIDPTGFPKLREVFTERFRSHDRDHWAEVFAGSDACVTPVLAFNEVCEEPHIAERDTFYDAGTYGLQPRPAPRFSRSTLDTPTPPRVRGEDTESVLADWDQ; this comes from the coding sequence GTGGCGGGACCGCTGCAAGGCCTGCGCGTCGTGGAACTGGCCGGTATCGGCCCCGGTCCGCACGCGGCGATGATCCTCGGCGACCTCGGCGCCGACGTCGTCCGGATCGATCGGCCGTCTAAAAGCGCGGCGCCCGAACGTGACGCCATGCTGCGCAACCGCCGCTCGGTCACCGCGGACCTGAAGTCCGACGACGGGCGTGAGCTCGCGCTCAAGCTGATCGCCAAGGCCGACGTGCTGATCGAAGGGTTTCGGCCCGGGGTCGCCGAGCGGTTGGGCCTGGGTCCGCAGGACTGCGACGCGATCAACCCCCGGCTGATCTACGCCCGGATGACCGGCTGGGGGCAGGATGGGCCGCGGGCCCAGCAGGCCGGCCACGACATCAACTACATCTCGATCAACGGCCTGCTGCACGCCGTCGGCCGCAAGGGGGAGCGGCCGGTGCCGCCGCTGAACATCGCCGGCGACTTCGGCGGCGGATCGATGTTCCTGCTGGTCGGCATCCTGGCCGCGCTCTACGAGCGACAGAGTTCGGGGCGGGGCCAGGTCATCGACGCCGCCATGGTCGACGGCTCGTCGGTGCTCATCCAGATGATGTGGGCGTTCCGCGCCACCGGCATGTGGACCGACGAGCGTGGCGTCAACTTCCTCGACACCGGTGCTCCCTGGTACGACACCTACGAATGCGCCGACGGCCGCTACGTCGCGGTCGGCGCAATCGAGCCGCAGTTCTACGCCGAGTTGCTGGCCAAGCTCGAACTCGACCCGGCCGAACTGCCGTACCAGATCGACCCCACCGGGTTCCCGAAGCTGCGCGAGGTCTTCACCGAGCGCTTCCGGAGCCACGACCGCGACCACTGGGCAGAGGTGTTCGCCGGCTCGGACGCCTGTGTGACGCCGGTGCTGGCCTTCAACGAGGTCTGCGAAGAACCGCACATCGCCGAACGTGACACCTTCTACGACGCCGGGACCTACGGGCTGCAGCCGCGGCCGGCCCCTCGGTTCTCGCGCAGCACCCTGGACACTCCGACCCCGCCACGAGTTCGTGGTGAAGACACTGAGTCGGTGCTGGCCGACTGGGATCAATAG
- a CDS encoding enoyl-CoA hydratase has protein sequence MPAKSGIAALPPVDGLLVELTAGVLTLTLNQPETLNALTAPVVAGLADALEAAATDPRVRVVRLGGAGRGFSSGAGLSRPEGAEAPPPLDVLIEGNRAVRAIIDLPRPVVAVVQGPAAGIGVSLALACDLVIAAEEAYFLLAFTKIGLMPDGGATALVAASVGRARAMKMALLAERLHAADALAAGLIAAVHPAEELPAAADELVSRLLAGPVVAYGNTKLAINAAALPELDAAIARETAWQHRLLQADDQREGIAAFLERRAPKFTDC, from the coding sequence ATGCCCGCGAAATCCGGAATCGCCGCCCTGCCACCCGTCGACGGACTGCTGGTCGAACTGACCGCCGGCGTGCTCACGCTGACCCTGAATCAGCCCGAAACCCTGAACGCTCTGACCGCCCCCGTGGTGGCCGGTCTGGCCGACGCGCTGGAGGCGGCCGCGACCGATCCGCGGGTCCGGGTGGTGCGTCTCGGCGGCGCGGGACGCGGCTTCAGCTCCGGCGCCGGTCTGAGCCGGCCCGAGGGCGCCGAGGCGCCGCCGCCACTGGACGTGCTGATCGAAGGCAATCGCGCGGTGCGGGCCATCATCGACCTGCCCCGGCCGGTGGTGGCCGTCGTGCAGGGACCGGCCGCCGGCATCGGGGTGTCACTCGCGCTGGCTTGCGACCTGGTGATCGCCGCCGAAGAGGCCTACTTCCTGCTGGCCTTCACCAAGATCGGCCTGATGCCCGACGGCGGCGCGACCGCGCTGGTCGCCGCGTCGGTGGGACGGGCCCGGGCCATGAAGATGGCGCTGCTGGCCGAACGGCTGCACGCCGCCGACGCGCTGGCGGCCGGCCTGATCGCCGCCGTCCACCCCGCCGAGGAGTTGCCGGCCGCTGCCGACGAGCTGGTCAGTCGGCTGCTGGCCGGACCGGTGGTCGCCTACGGCAACACCAAATTGGCCATCAACGCCGCCGCGCTGCCGGAACTCGACGCCGCCATCGCCCGGGAAACGGCCTGGCAGCACCGGCTGTTGCAGGCCGACGACCAGCGCGAGGGCATCGCCGCGTTCCTGGAGCGGCGCGCGCCGAAGTTCACCGACTGCTAG